CCGTCATTGTTTGGTTTTTAATTTGGCATAAATATATAAAATTAAATCAATTGTTCCAACGCAATTCTGAAACCTGTTTTGCAAATATCTGTTTTGTAAGGATGTAAGTCATATATTTTTTTTAAGGCTCTAAAAATAGTTTCTGAAGTATCATTAAATATAGCTTCATCTCGCATCGGAATTTCAACTTTACTCTCCATTAAATAAGCAAAAACACGTGCAATACCACAATTTGAAACAAAATCTGGTAAAAGACTCACTTGCTTATCCGTGTATTCCATAATCGGTCCAAAGAAAATTTCCTTATCTGCAAAAGGGACATTTGCTCCAGGTGAAATCACTTCCAATCCCGTTTTTATCATAGACGTAATCTGTTCTTTAGTTACTAACCTTGAGGCCGCTGCAGGAATAAAAATTTCCGCTGGAATTGTCCAAATGCGTTCATTCATTTCTTCAAATGGAATCATCTCTTCTGCCACCAACATATTTCCTCTTTTATTAAGAAACATTTGTCGTACATCCTCTGAACTAAATCCATTTTCATTAATAACCCCTCCACTCCTATCTATAATACCAACAATTTTTGCTCCTAACTGATTTAAATAGTAAGCAGCCGCAGACCCTACATTTCCAAAACCCTGAACAATAGCACGTTTCCCTTTAATATCGCCTCCATAAATATTATAGTAATGCTTAACAGCTTCGGCAACACCATAGCCCGTTAACATATCAGCAACTGTATATTTTCTTGAAATCTTAGGAGTATACTTAGGATCTTCTATTACCTTAATTACACCATGGCGTAATTGCCCAATTCTATTAATTTTCTCAGCTTCTGTTGGTTGAAAGTGACCATTAAAAACACCTTCTTGAGGATGCCAAACACCACACTCTTCTGTTAGTGGAATTACATCGTGAATTTCATCAACATTCAAATCGCCACCTGTACCGTAGTAATGCTTTAACAAAGGAGACACAACTTTATACCACCGTTCTAAAACGCCTCTTTTTCTAACATCATTCGGGTCAAAGTTAATTCCCGATTTTGCACCACCTATCGCTGGGCCAGAAACTGTAAATTTAACTTCCATGGTTTTTGCCAACGACAATACCTCATTCATATCCAATCCTTTACGCATTCTCGTACCACCACCGGCAGCTCCTCCACGCAATGAATTAATAACCGTCCACCCCTCAGCTTCTGTTTCTGCATCTTGCCAATGGAAAACTATTTCTGGTTGTTTATCTTCGTACTTTTTTAATAATTCTTTCATTTCTATTATAATTCAATTACATATTAATATCTTTTATGCAAGACAAACTTGCTTCTCTTAAAACAAAACACATTCTATGTAGCTATAATTGATTCATAATATTATTTAAATAAAGGTTGAATTATTTTTTAAATTTCTTTTGAACACTTAAAGTAAAAACATATATTTAAAAACTAAATTTTAAAGTTAAAAAGTTAGTATTCTTACTCTATTAGTTACTAATATAGTCACTAATTTTTTACCAAATATTATTCATTCCGTAAAAATACAACAAGATTTTTATAAAAAATGTATATTTGATGTCATAAATTCTAATCTCACTAATAAATATATAATGGATTTTAATCTTACTGAAGAACATATAATGATTCGCGATGCTGCTCGTGAATTTGCTAAAACAGAATTATTACCTGGAGTAATTGAACGAGACGACAAACAAGAATTCCCTAAAGAACAAATAAAAAAAATGGGAGAATTGGGATTTTTAGGAATGATGGTTGATCCAAAATATGGCGGTGGAGGAATGGACACAATATCATATGTATTGGCTATGGAAGAAATTTCAAAAGTTGACGCATCCTGTTCTGTAGTAATGTCTGTGAATAATTCGTTAGTTTGTTGGGGAATTGAAACCTACGGTACTGAAGAACAAAAACAAAAATACTTAACCAGATTAGCTACTGGAGAAATAATTGGTGCTTTTTGCCTTAGTGAACCTGAAGCTGGTAGTGATGCAACCTCACAAAAAACAACCGCAATTGACAAAGGAGATCATTATATTTTAAATGGTACAAAAAATTGGATTACCAACGGAAGTACAGCCAGTGTTTATTTAGTAATAGCTCAAACGGATGTAGAAAAAGGACATAAAGGCATAAACGTATTAATTGTCGAAAAAGGAATGCCTGGTTTTGAATTAGGCCCAAAAGAAAATAAATTAGGAATTAGAGGGTCTGACACCCACTCCTTATTATTTACTGATGTAAAGGTACCCAAAGAAAATAGAATTGGTGAAGACGGATTTGGATTCAAATTTGCCATGAAAACCTTAGCAGGAGGTAGAATAGGAATTGCCTCACAAGCGTTAGGTATAGCTTCTGGTGCTTACGAATTGGCTTTACAATACTCTAAAGAACGTAAAGCTTTTGGTAAAGAAATTAGCAGACATCAAGCAATAGCTTTTAAATTAGCCGACATGGCAACCGAAATTGAAGCGGCCAGACATTTATGTATGAAAGCTGCATGGGACAAAGACCAACATGCCAATTATGATTTATCTGGTGCCATGGCTAAACTTTACGCTGCTGAAATGGCTATGCGTGTTACCGTTGAAGCCGTACAAATACATGGTGGCTACGGTTTTGTAAAAGAATACCATGTAGAACGTATGATGCGTGATGCCAAAATAACCCAAATTTATGAAGGGACAAGCGAGATACAAAAGATTGTAATTTCGAGGAGTGTACTTAGAGATTAAAATATTTTTATACATAATTGTATGAACCTTAATGTGTTCATACAATTATGCTATAATTCGCTTCTAATAAATTCTGCTTGAGCACATTTAGTTGACAGGTAAAGTTTTTTATTATTTATTTCAATTTTAAAGATTATTTCTTCATCATCAATTTTCATTTTTAACTTTTCTACTTCAAAAAGTACCCATAGCCCAAATTTTTCAATTTGTGTTAATTCTCCTTTTTTTTGATTAACAATCCGAAACTCTCCTGAGGTACAAA
The nucleotide sequence above comes from Aureibaculum algae. Encoded proteins:
- a CDS encoding Glu/Leu/Phe/Val dehydrogenase dimerization domain-containing protein, translating into MKELLKKYEDKQPEIVFHWQDAETEAEGWTVINSLRGGAAGGGTRMRKGLDMNEVLSLAKTMEVKFTVSGPAIGGAKSGINFDPNDVRKRGVLERWYKVVSPLLKHYYGTGGDLNVDEIHDVIPLTEECGVWHPQEGVFNGHFQPTEAEKINRIGQLRHGVIKVIEDPKYTPKISRKYTVADMLTGYGVAEAVKHYYNIYGGDIKGKRAIVQGFGNVGSAAAYYLNQLGAKIVGIIDRSGGVINENGFSSEDVRQMFLNKRGNMLVAEEMIPFEEMNERIWTIPAEIFIPAAASRLVTKEQITSMIKTGLEVISPGANVPFADKEIFFGPIMEYTDKQVSLLPDFVSNCGIARVFAYLMESKVEIPMRDEAIFNDTSETIFRALKKIYDLHPYKTDICKTGFRIALEQLI
- a CDS encoding acyl-CoA dehydrogenase, whose translation is MDFNLTEEHIMIRDAAREFAKTELLPGVIERDDKQEFPKEQIKKMGELGFLGMMVDPKYGGGGMDTISYVLAMEEISKVDASCSVVMSVNNSLVCWGIETYGTEEQKQKYLTRLATGEIIGAFCLSEPEAGSDATSQKTTAIDKGDHYILNGTKNWITNGSTASVYLVIAQTDVEKGHKGINVLIVEKGMPGFELGPKENKLGIRGSDTHSLLFTDVKVPKENRIGEDGFGFKFAMKTLAGGRIGIASQALGIASGAYELALQYSKERKAFGKEISRHQAIAFKLADMATEIEAARHLCMKAAWDKDQHANYDLSGAMAKLYAAEMAMRVTVEAVQIHGGYGFVKEYHVERMMRDAKITQIYEGTSEIQKIVISRSVLRD